Below is a genomic region from Persephonella hydrogeniphila.
AAAGGCTTATCAAAAAGTCTGTAAGCAAATATAACATCCTCATCAAAGAAATAATCAAGGGGAATATTTGTTGTATATCCATCTAAAGAATGTATCATAACAGCCTGAGCAGTTTCTTTTATAGAAACTAGACTCTTTAGTTCATTTACATGGAATCCTGTCCATCTTACATCAGGACAGCTCCACCTTGTTACACAGTGAAAGTCTGCTGTTAACTCTACTTTTTCAAGGCTTTCTATATCATCCCATGTAAGGATTATTTTCTCTTCAACTTCGCCAAATATACTGAGCCTGTAGTTAGATAGGTCTATATCCGGTGGTTCAGATATACCTA
It encodes:
- a CDS encoding sulfite oxidase-like oxidoreductase, translated to MRRIVSPIVNREDRLPPGQHWTNKLHILGISEPPDIDLSNYRLSIFGEVEEKIILTWDDIESLEKVELTADFHCVTRWSCPDVRWTGFHVNELKSLVSIKETAQAVMIHSLDGYTTNIPLDYFFDEDVIFAYRLFDKPLPSDHGFPLRLIVPKLYSWKSAKFVSGIEFMSENRPGYWEQRGYHILGDPWKEQRYGI